A single window of Pontibacter actiniarum DNA harbors:
- a CDS encoding transposase translates to MEVLSEDSINKWIVPQLSIGKRGPQVHVPVSKLVGAILYKLKTGCQWRLLPVKELLGEGGLGWQGVYYHFHRWAADGSLRRVWVNLLRQKRRLLNLCSVQLDGSQTLCKNGGECIGFQGRKAGRTCNSLFLSDDTGTLLACSGPVAGNHHDLFEIKRVFGELADLLQEAGLEVEGLFLNADAGFNSEEFRRLCSSLRIEANIAFNFRNGTHEAEYVYFDEQLYKRRNVVEQAQAWLDSFKALLIRFETKASNWIALHFLAFTVLFIRKIKKLEKP, encoded by the coding sequence ATGGAAGTCTTAAGTGAAGATAGCATAAATAAGTGGATCGTGCCACAACTGAGCATTGGCAAACGCGGTCCTCAGGTCCATGTTCCAGTCAGCAAGCTAGTAGGCGCCATCCTCTATAAGCTTAAAACGGGCTGCCAGTGGCGCTTGTTGCCTGTCAAAGAGTTACTGGGCGAAGGTGGTCTTGGCTGGCAGGGAGTGTATTACCATTTTCACCGATGGGCAGCAGACGGCAGCCTCAGGCGGGTGTGGGTGAACTTGCTGCGGCAAAAACGCCGGTTACTTAACTTGTGCTCGGTACAGTTGGATGGTAGTCAGACCCTGTGCAAGAACGGCGGGGAGTGCATCGGCTTTCAGGGCCGGAAAGCAGGCAGGACCTGCAACAGCCTGTTTCTCTCGGACGACACGGGTACATTGCTGGCCTGTTCGGGGCCGGTGGCCGGCAATCACCACGACCTGTTTGAGATCAAGCGGGTTTTTGGGGAGCTGGCAGATTTGCTCCAGGAAGCAGGTCTGGAAGTGGAAGGCTTATTTTTGAATGCAGATGCTGGTTTTAACTCAGAAGAGTTTAGAAGGCTTTGCTCCTCGCTCAGGATAGAGGCCAACATTGCATTTAACTTCAGGAATGGGACACATGAAGCAGAATACGTGTACTTTGATGAGCAGCTCTACAAGAGAAGAAACGTAGTAGAGCAGGCCCAGGCCTGGCTCGATAGCTTTAAGGCACTGCTGATCAGGTTTGAAACAAAAGCCAGCAATTGGATTGCACTCCATTTCCTGGCTTTCACAGTACTTTTTATCAGGAAAATAAAGAAATTAGAAAAACCCTAA
- a CDS encoding heavy metal translocating P-type ATPase: MENKVLTPDKAVGQPTAQEQRVSLPVTGMSCASCALSVESMVGAQPGVSQAAVNFASQTLQVSYNPDKITLAEIQRNVQEIGFDLIVDEENAQEKQEEEQHNRYQTLKKRTIAAAILTLPVFIIGMFFMDMPYGNWIMMVLSAPVLFYFGRSFFINAFKQARNGKANMDTLVSLSTGIAFGFSVFNTFFPEFWHTRGLHPHVYFEAAAVVIVFIMLGKLLEERAKSNTSTAIKKLIGLQPKTVWLVEGEHEREVPISQVQKGDLLLVRAGEKIPVDGEVAQGTSYVDESMISGEPVPVAKQKGDKVYAGTINQKGSFRFVAEKVGSETMLAQIIKMVQEAQGSKAPVQKLVDKIAGIFVPVVLLIALVSFTTWLMLGGDNALTQGLLALVTVLVIACPCALGLATPTAIMVGVGKGAENGILIKDAESLEQAHKVNAVILDKTGTITEGKPVLTDIIWAGGAEARKQTLQTILLSLELQSEHPLAEAVVRYLKDQEVRSLELDTFDSVTGRGVKASLHGNRYLAGNHRLLEEEGVHVDAKLTQLASSLRDEAKTVIFFTENSSAVALVAIADQIKQSSAAAIRTLQEQDIEVYMLTGDNQQTAASVAAQVGIRNYKAEVLPSDKAAFVKDLQTQGKVVAMVGDGINDSHALAQADVSVAMGKGSDIAIDVAKMTLISSDLQQVPKALKLSKQTVRAIKQNLFWAFIYNLIGIPIAAGVLYPLYGFLLDPMIAGAAMALSSVSVVTNSLRLKAQKL, encoded by the coding sequence ATGGAGAATAAAGTACTTACCCCTGATAAGGCTGTAGGTCAGCCTACTGCACAGGAGCAGAGAGTGTCTTTACCGGTTACAGGTATGAGCTGCGCCTCCTGCGCCCTCAGCGTGGAATCCATGGTAGGAGCCCAGCCTGGAGTGTCGCAGGCAGCGGTGAACTTTGCCTCCCAGACACTGCAGGTGTCTTATAACCCTGATAAAATCACCCTTGCCGAGATACAGCGAAATGTGCAGGAGATAGGTTTTGACTTGATCGTTGATGAGGAAAACGCCCAGGAGAAGCAGGAAGAAGAGCAGCATAACCGTTACCAGACGCTGAAGAAGAGGACTATCGCAGCAGCCATTCTTACCCTGCCGGTGTTTATCATCGGGATGTTTTTTATGGATATGCCTTACGGGAACTGGATCATGATGGTGCTGAGCGCCCCGGTGCTGTTTTACTTTGGCCGAAGCTTCTTTATCAATGCCTTTAAGCAAGCCAGAAACGGAAAGGCAAATATGGATACGCTGGTATCATTGAGTACAGGCATTGCCTTTGGCTTCAGTGTGTTTAACACCTTCTTTCCGGAGTTTTGGCACACACGCGGGCTGCACCCCCACGTGTACTTCGAGGCCGCGGCCGTCGTGATCGTGTTCATCATGCTGGGTAAGCTGCTGGAGGAAAGGGCCAAGTCGAATACCTCCACGGCCATTAAGAAGCTGATCGGCCTGCAGCCAAAAACCGTTTGGCTGGTAGAGGGGGAGCACGAGCGGGAGGTGCCAATTTCACAGGTGCAGAAAGGCGACCTGCTGCTGGTGCGTGCCGGCGAAAAGATACCTGTGGACGGAGAGGTGGCGCAAGGCACTTCCTATGTAGACGAGTCGATGATTTCGGGGGAACCCGTACCGGTGGCCAAGCAGAAAGGAGACAAAGTGTATGCAGGCACCATCAACCAGAAGGGCAGCTTCCGATTTGTGGCCGAGAAGGTAGGCAGTGAGACCATGTTGGCCCAAATCATCAAAATGGTGCAGGAAGCGCAGGGATCCAAGGCACCGGTACAGAAACTCGTGGACAAGATCGCGGGTATTTTCGTGCCAGTCGTGCTGCTGATCGCGCTAGTAAGCTTTACGACTTGGTTGATGCTTGGCGGTGACAATGCACTGACGCAAGGGCTGCTGGCCCTGGTCACCGTACTTGTGATTGCCTGCCCATGTGCCCTTGGCCTGGCAACCCCAACCGCTATCATGGTGGGTGTGGGCAAAGGTGCTGAGAACGGCATCTTGATTAAAGACGCCGAAAGTCTGGAGCAGGCCCATAAAGTGAATGCTGTTATTCTTGATAAGACGGGCACCATAACGGAGGGCAAACCTGTATTAACGGATATAATTTGGGCTGGTGGAGCGGAAGCCCGAAAACAAACCCTGCAAACCATACTGCTGTCATTGGAACTGCAGTCAGAGCACCCGTTGGCTGAAGCAGTGGTCCGCTACCTGAAAGACCAGGAGGTAAGGTCACTTGAGCTGGACACGTTTGATAGTGTAACCGGGCGCGGGGTGAAAGCTTCCTTGCACGGAAACCGGTATTTAGCAGGTAATCATAGATTACTAGAAGAGGAAGGCGTACATGTTGATGCGAAGCTGACACAGCTAGCCAGCTCTTTAAGAGATGAGGCAAAAACTGTTATCTTCTTTACAGAGAACAGTAGTGCTGTAGCTTTAGTAGCCATTGCAGACCAAATCAAGCAAAGTTCGGCGGCAGCCATCCGAACATTGCAAGAGCAGGATATTGAGGTGTACATGCTCACTGGCGATAATCAACAAACCGCTGCCAGTGTGGCAGCACAGGTAGGCATAAGGAATTATAAAGCTGAGGTTTTGCCTTCGGATAAAGCCGCTTTTGTAAAAGATTTGCAAACTCAAGGCAAGGTAGTAGCCATGGTGGGGGATGGCATCAACGATTCGCACGCACTGGCACAGGCTGATGTAAGTGTAGCCATGGGCAAGGGCTCTGACATAGCCATTGATGTCGCCAAAATGACCCTCATTTCCTCCGATCTGCAGCAGGTTCCTAAGGCACTGAAGCTATCGAAGCAAACGGTGCGGGCCATTAAGCAAAACCTGTTCTGGGCCTTCATCTATAACCTGATAGGTATTCCCATTGCTGCAGGTGTGCTTTACCCGCTGTATGGCTTCCTGCTGGATCCCATGATTGCAGGTGCGGCCATGGCTCTGAGCTCTGTGTCTGTAGTTACGAACAGTTTAAGGCTGAAGGCGCAGAAACTGTAA
- a CDS encoding IS256 family transposase, translating into MISKDDILNSEFLKQFKDSKDFSSFMEELYVRGTEKMLEGELDHHLGYGKHSPEGRNSGNSRNGKTSKKLKSKYGEVEIEVPRDRAGTFEPVLVPKRRGLAEGIEELVISLYAKGMSTRDIEEQLREIYGFNLSESTVSTITHRVSEDIAEWQQRPLERLYCIVWMDGIAFKVRHSGKVISKTVYLAVGLNSEGRKELLGMWLSESESAAFWVGVLTDIRARGVEDILITCTDNLSGFTQGIRSVFPEAATQVCVVHQIRNSCRYVVWRDKKAFAADMKAIYNAPTREVAAVELERFEQAWGSKYPYAVKSWRANWEELTVFFDFPLEIRRIIYTTNLIENLNGKIRKYTKGKGAFPDDGSVRKAVFLALREITKKWTQPQRNWGLIMNQFVTLYPERCRF; encoded by the coding sequence ATGATAAGCAAAGACGACATCCTCAACTCGGAGTTTTTGAAGCAGTTCAAGGACTCCAAAGACTTCTCCTCTTTCATGGAGGAGCTCTATGTGCGCGGCACCGAAAAGATGCTGGAGGGAGAGCTGGACCATCACCTGGGCTACGGGAAGCACTCCCCCGAAGGCCGCAACAGCGGCAACTCCCGCAACGGAAAGACCAGTAAGAAGCTCAAGAGCAAGTACGGAGAGGTGGAGATAGAGGTGCCCCGCGACAGAGCCGGCACCTTTGAGCCGGTGCTGGTGCCCAAGCGGCGCGGCCTGGCCGAGGGCATCGAGGAGCTGGTCATCTCCCTTTACGCCAAGGGCATGAGCACACGTGACATCGAGGAGCAGCTGCGGGAGATCTACGGCTTCAACCTCTCCGAGTCCACCGTCTCCACCATCACCCACCGCGTGAGCGAGGACATCGCCGAGTGGCAGCAAAGGCCCCTGGAGCGGCTCTACTGCATCGTGTGGATGGACGGCATCGCCTTCAAGGTGCGCCACAGCGGCAAGGTCATCAGCAAGACCGTCTACCTGGCCGTGGGCCTCAACAGCGAGGGCAGGAAGGAGCTGCTGGGTATGTGGCTCTCGGAGAGCGAGAGCGCCGCCTTCTGGGTGGGCGTGCTCACCGACATCCGGGCCAGGGGCGTGGAGGACATCCTCATCACCTGCACCGACAACCTCTCGGGCTTCACACAGGGCATCAGGAGCGTTTTCCCGGAGGCGGCCACCCAGGTTTGCGTGGTGCACCAGATAAGAAACTCATGCCGGTATGTGGTGTGGAGGGACAAGAAGGCATTTGCCGCTGACATGAAGGCGATCTACAACGCCCCCACCAGGGAGGTTGCGGCTGTGGAGCTGGAGCGCTTTGAGCAGGCGTGGGGCTCCAAGTACCCTTATGCTGTCAAAAGCTGGCGGGCCAACTGGGAGGAGCTCACCGTCTTCTTTGACTTTCCCCTGGAGATCCGCCGCATCATCTACACCACCAACCTTATCGAGAACCTCAACGGCAAGATCCGCAAGTACACCAAGGGCAAGGGAGCTTTCCCGGATGACGGCTCGGTCAGGAAGGCCGTGTTCTTGGCCCTGAGGGAGATCACCAAGAAATGGACCCAGCCGCAGCGAAATTGGGGCCTGATTATGAACCAGTTTGTAACTTTATACCCGGAAAGATGTAGATTCTAA
- a CDS encoding heavy-metal-associated domain-containing protein, whose product MKDLKFKTNINCGGCVSKVTPVLNAAEGVCEWTVDTANKDKVLTVKTDSLSASEVIATVEKAGFKAQPI is encoded by the coding sequence ATGAAAGACTTAAAGTTTAAAACCAATATAAACTGCGGCGGCTGTGTTTCTAAAGTAACCCCAGTACTTAACGCCGCCGAAGGTGTTTGCGAATGGACTGTGGATACAGCCAACAAAGACAAAGTGCTTACCGTGAAAACAGACTCTCTCTCTGCCAGTGAGGTCATCGCCACTGTAGAGAAGGCTGGCTTTAAGGCACAACCTATTTAA
- a CDS encoding HYC_CC_PP family protein has translation MKTLHRIILLTLALLVLVSSTGVTVGMHLCAGEIRDLSFYGQAEDCPMEQMKETLPPCHIPQDTKEKSCCEDHQFVVERLDIASDTKALALNKTLDLKFIAAVKVVILQLFALQDELKPAYALYTSPPIARDIPVLVQSFLI, from the coding sequence ATGAAAACTCTTCACCGGATCATATTGCTAACGTTAGCCCTGCTGGTGCTTGTCTCCTCGACAGGTGTTACAGTAGGTATGCATCTATGTGCCGGGGAGATACGTGATTTAAGTTTCTACGGGCAGGCTGAAGATTGCCCGATGGAGCAGATGAAAGAAACGCTGCCTCCTTGCCACATTCCTCAAGATACCAAAGAAAAAAGCTGCTGTGAAGACCACCAGTTTGTGGTAGAGCGCCTGGATATAGCCTCTGACACAAAGGCGCTTGCGCTCAATAAAACACTGGATCTTAAATTCATCGCCGCTGTGAAAGTGGTGATCCTGCAGCTTTTTGCACTTCAGGATGAGTTAAAACCTGCTTACGCACTTTATACTTCCCCTCCCATTGCCCGGGACATACCTGTTCTGGTGCAGTCCTTCCTTATATAA